Proteins encoded together in one Diabrotica undecimpunctata isolate CICGRU chromosome 3, icDiaUnde3, whole genome shotgun sequence window:
- the LOC140435979 gene encoding uncharacterized protein: protein MDQLTILKRKRGIFKAQITKFDSFISSFTHDKIVELQVRVDKCKEWWNDFDQIQSEIDLLDTSEEQLQERLDFQDAYFKLIASAEIILKNEVNLNDTIANSGHNTNLDRNSLKNVRLPPLEVPTFNGCYQHWLEFRDSFTSMVIENSDLNDVDKLHYLKRALIGDAQDELEQLKTTSKNFTIAWQLLSETYEKKKLIARGHIEAIYEYPKITQVNSLELKKLSGCIKRNLKSLGMLGYPVEHWDVLLLCTIEKKLDYYTNKEWQEKGPVNEFSTIQEFLAFIDHKVQHLQNSERDKQDIEQISKETKKRVQKMTLSKSFIATSKQCALCNLPHYFYSCKKFHNLSVSARRQEVTKSKACWNCLKDGHLVQHCTWGGCKLCGKRHNTLLHMDGKFINNSHLQTNATQLNGSKVESQICGISTQKETHTQGNGISNQGKEVHIQGQGAFHNNSMEGTSQLNFLGQTGFLESHSGDIGQTCFLESHSGDIGQDSINFLNHSKQGISYRLKTDILLSTALVYMQDKYGILHECRVLLDSGSQSNFISHSFFEKLQLRADKVHIPVKGLGQGITNISQALNGTLLSKFSNYQTNAFLLVIDKISDNLPTSDLNLDFINIPKNIVLADETFGVSKQIDVLLGASVFWQLLCVGQIKLGKDQPILQKTKLGWVISGPVSQSIKVSNNSMEYIQLGHMSKVEDKTDFNSETPNYYLPHHGVLKETSLTTKLRVVFDGSARTDSGLSLNDVLMVGPKLQDDLMCILLRFRKHNVVIASDIEKMYRQVFVCKTQQKLQQILWRFSDKQPIETYKLKTLTYGTAPAAFLAIRSLQQLAHENQLNLPLASQVILKDFYVDDLLTGGSSIEEVKSLKDELNNILCTAGFSLRKWVSNKPEIFDEDIQIKGDIEHYLADDVTTKTLGLYWNSKIDSLQYKINFSNYTKVSKRTVLSLVSQIFDPLGLVGPVIIKAKLIMQSLWQLKLNWDESLPLDLHTAWNQFRESIADLEKTHISRQVLCSNPINRQLHCFSDASESAYGAALYIRSLDQGGSCLVHLLCAKSRVAPLKTISLPRLELCGALLAAKLTSAVIATIGVSFDEVHFWSDSMITLHWILGEPSQWKTFVGNRVSEIQRLSNGYSWHHVDSHDNPADIITRGYEPKLLNTSKLWWNGPPWLASHKLSWPTKALSNSHISIIPDQKDYYELVDVFKSQNCLLTRSIQSYSRTVMY, encoded by the exons ATGGATCagttaacaattttaaaaagaaagCGTGGTATCTTTAAGGCACAAATTACAAAATTTGATTCATTTATAAGCAGTTTTACTCACGATAAAATAGTAGAATTACAAGTTAGGGTTGACAAATGCAAAGAATGGTGGAATGATTTTGATCAAATACAAAGTGAAATTGACTTATTAGACACATCAGAGGAACAATTACAAGAAAGGTTAGATTTTCAGGATGCATATTTTAAACTAATAGCCTCTGcagaaattatattaaagaatGAAGTTAATTTAAACGATACTATAGCAAACTCAGGTCACAATACTAATTTAGATCGAAATAGCTTAAAAAATGTACGGTTACCACCACTGGAGGTTCCAACTTTTAATGGTTGTTATCAACATTGGTTAGAATTTAGAGATAGTTTTACTAGTATGGTCATAGAAAATTCTGATTTAAATGATGTTGACAAGCTTCACTATTTAAAAAGGGCTTTGATAGGGGATGCCCAGGATGAACTGGAGCAGCTAAAAACTACTAGCAAAAATTTTACTATTGCATGGCAACTTTTATCTGAaacatatgaaaagaaaaaacttattgCACGTGGTCATATTGAAGCTATATATGAATATCCAAAAATAACTCAGGTAAATAGTTTAGAATTAAAGAAATTGTCAGGTTgtataaaaagaaatttaaagtcaCTAGGTATGTTAGGTTATCCAGTTGAACATTGGGATGTTCTTTTACTTTGTACCATAGAGAAAAAGCTTGATTATTACACAAATAAGGAATGGCAAGAAAAGGGTCCAGTTAACGAATTTTCTACGATACAGGAATTCTTAGCATTTATAGATCATAAAGTACAACACTTACAAAATTCAGAAAGGGATAAACAAGATATAGAGCAAATatcaaaggaaacaaaaaaaagggtGCAAAAAATGACATTATCAAAGTCATTCATTGCAACGTCCAAACAATGTGCACTTTGTAATTTACCGCACTATTTTTATTCATgtaaaaaatttcataatttatcaGTGTCAGCTAGAAGACAAGAGGTAACAAAATCAAAAGCATGTTGGAACTGTCTAAAGGATGGACACTTAGTACAACATTGTACATGGGGAGGTTGTAAACTTTGTGGAAAACGACACAATACTCTTTTACATATGGATggtaaatttataaacaattctcaTTTACAAACAAATGCAACTCAACTCAACGGATCAAAGGTTGAATCACAAATTTGTGGTATATCTACCCAGAAAGAAACACACACACAGGGAAATGGCATATCTAATCAGGGAAAGGAAGTACATATTCAGGGACAAGGTGCATTCCATAATAATTCAATGGAAGGTACATCTCAATTAAACTTTTTGGGTCAGACAGGTTTTTTGGAATCACATTCGGGTGATATAGGTCAGACATGTTTTTTAGAATCACATTCGGGTGATATAGGTCaggattcaattaattttttaaatcattctaAGCAAGGTATATCATACAGattaaaaactgatattttaCTTTCAACGGCCTTAGTATATATGCAAGACAAATATGGAATTTTGCATGAATGTAGAGTTTTATTGGACTCAGGTTCACAGTCAAATTTTATATCacattcattttttgaaaaattacaattACGGGCAGATAAGGTACACATTCCGGTTAAAGGTTTAGGTCAAGGTATAACAAACATTTCTCAGGCATTAAATGGGACACTTTTATCAAAGTTTAGCAATTATCAAACAAATGCATTTTTATTGGTAATTGATAAAATTTCTGACAATTTACCAACTTCGGATTTAAACTTGGATTTtataaatattcctaaaaacATTGTACTTGCAGATGAAACATTTGGGGTTTCAAAACAAATTGATGTATTACTGGGAGCATCAGTTTTTTGGCAATTATTATGTGTGGGTCAGATAAAACTTGGCAAAGATCAACCAATTCTCCAAAAAACTAAGTTGGGATGGGTTATTTCAGGGCCAGTTAGTCAATCAATTAAGGTTAGCAACAATTCAATG GAATATATCCAGTTGGGTCACATGTCAAAGGTTGAAGATAAAACTGACTTCAATTCAGAAACACCCAACTACTATCTTCCACATCATGGAGTTTTAAAAGAAACGTCTTTAACTACAAAATTAAGGGTAGTGTTTGATGGGTCAGCTAGAACTGACAGTGGTTTGTCATTAAATGATGTTCTAATGGTCGGACCAAAATTACAAGATGATTTAATGTGCATTCTTCTTCGTTTTCGAAAACATAATGTAGTTATAGCTTCAGACATCGAAAAGATGTATCGACAGGTTTTTGTTTGCAAAACTCAGCAAAAACTACAACAAATATTATGGAGGTTTTCGGATAAGCAACCAATTGAGACATACAAGCTGAAAACGCTAACATATGGGACCGCTCCAGCAGCATTTTTGGCTATAAGAAGCTTACAACAATTAGCTCATGAGAATCAATTGAACCTGCCTCTAGCTTCCCAGgtgattttaaaggatttttatgtTGATGATTTGCTTACAGGAGGGAGTTCAATTGAAGAAGTAAAATCATTAAAGgatgaattaaataatattttgtgcaCAGCAGGATTTTCACTTAGAAAATGGGTATCAAACAAACCTGAAATTTTTGATGAGGATATTCAAATAAAGGGAGACATTGAACATTATCTTGCAGATGATGTTACAACAAAAACATTAGGGCTTTATTGGAACTCAAAGATAGATTCGCTtcaatataaaatcaatttttctaATTACACAAAGGTTAGCAAAAGAACAGTTCTGTCTTTAGTTTCACAGATATTTGATCCTCTTGGACTAGTAGGGCCAGTTATAATTAAAGCTAAATTAATAATGCAATCACTAtggcaattaaaattaaattgggaTGAGTCTTTACCTTTAGATTTACACACAGCTTGGAACCAGTTTAGGGAATCAATTGCAGATTTGGAGAAAACTCACATTAGCAGGCAAGTTTTGTGTTCTAATCCAATTAATAGACAATTACATTGTTTCAGTGACGCTTCAGAGTCTGCTTATGGAGCAGCACTCTACATTCGGTCACTGGATCAAGGTGGTTCTTGCTTAGTTCATTTATTATGTGCGAAATCAAGGGTAGCACCCTTAAAAACAATATCTTTGCCTAGATTGGAATTGTGTGGTGCTTTATTGGCTGCCAAATTGACATCGGCGGTTATCGCAACAATAGGTGTTAGCTTTGATGAGGTACATTTTTGGTCTGATTCAATGATAACTCTTCATTGGATTTTGGGTGAACCGTCACAATGGAAAACCTTCGTTGGAAATAGGGTGTCGGAAATACAAAGGCTTTCTAATGGATATAGCTGGCATCATGTTGACTCGCATGATAACCCAGCCGACATAATTACGCGCGGATATGAACCAAAGTTATTAAACACTTCAAAATTGTGGTGGAATGGGCCACCATGGTTAGCTTCTCATAAATTGTCGTGGCCTACTAAGGCTTTGTCAAATTCACACATTTCTATCATACCTGACCAGAAG GACTATTACGAGTTGGTGGACGTCTTCAAAAGTCAGAATTGTCTTTTGACCAGAAGCATCCAATCATACTCCCGAACGGTCATGTATTAA